One Serinicoccus chungangensis genomic window carries:
- a CDS encoding ABC transporter ATP-binding protein, whose translation MSGTPAIELREVCRDFRRPRTSLREAPPVVRAVRDVSLSIAPGERFGIVGESGSGKSTLLRLICGLDRPTSGEVLVEGRSVGDRPARRLGWLRRRLQLVFQDPMSSLDPRMRVRDIVAEPLVSQGIGGDHAARVGELLERVGLDPEAAGRYPHQFSGGQRQRISVARALAPDPDILVMDEPVSALDVSVRAQVLNLVDEIVDGLDLTLVFVSHDLSVVRHVCDRVAVMSQGEVVETGETERVFSEPGHDYTRSLVAAIPDLRAALAGRSAEDLARGVGTTS comes from the coding sequence GTGAGCGGGACACCGGCGATCGAGCTGCGGGAGGTGTGCCGTGACTTCCGGCGCCCGCGCACGTCCCTGCGCGAGGCACCGCCGGTCGTCCGTGCGGTGCGGGACGTGTCCCTGTCGATCGCACCGGGCGAGCGCTTCGGGATCGTCGGGGAGTCCGGGTCCGGGAAGTCGACCCTGCTGCGGCTCATCTGCGGGCTGGACCGGCCGACCTCCGGGGAGGTGCTCGTGGAGGGCCGGTCCGTCGGCGACCGGCCGGCCCGGCGCCTGGGGTGGCTGCGCCGCCGGTTGCAGCTGGTCTTCCAGGACCCGATGAGCAGCCTGGACCCCCGCATGCGGGTGCGCGACATCGTCGCCGAGCCCCTCGTGTCGCAGGGCATCGGCGGTGACCACGCGGCCCGGGTCGGCGAGCTGCTGGAGCGGGTCGGGCTGGACCCGGAGGCGGCGGGCCGCTACCCCCACCAGTTCTCCGGCGGGCAGCGGCAGCGGATCTCGGTCGCCCGGGCGCTCGCCCCCGACCCGGACATCCTCGTCATGGACGAGCCGGTCTCGGCGCTCGACGTGTCGGTGCGCGCCCAGGTGCTCAACCTCGTCGACGAGATCGTCGACGGGCTCGACCTCACGCTGGTCTTCGTCAGCCACGACCTGTCCGTGGTGCGCCACGTCTGCGACCGGGTCGCGGTCATGAGCCAGGGGGAGGTCGTCGAGACCGGGGAGACCGAGCGGGTCTTCTCCGAGCCGGGGCACGACTACACCCGCTCCCTCGTCGCCGCGATCCCCGACCTGCGCGCCGCGCTCGCCGGCCGCAGCGCCGAGGACCTCGCCCGCGGGGTGGGCACGACCTCCTGA
- a CDS encoding oligopeptide/dipeptide ABC transporter ATP-binding protein: MSAADDRTVLAVEGLDVGTGHTALLHDVSFAIARGERVGLIGESGSGKSLTALAVMGLLGEGLHARGDVRLSGRTPATRNLLEVGEREMARLRGDAVSMVFQEPMTALNPTMRVGAQVAEVMRIHGTRDKAGARARAVELLDQVGLPDPAHLARSYPHELSGGQRQRVVLAIALANDPALLICDEPTTALDVTVQATVLDLVVRGVQERDAAMLFITHDLAVVATVCERVLVMYGGRVVEAGPVGEVFADPRHRYTQGLIGASDLTGEQGRRERAALPTIPGTVPAAGRFPDGCVFRSRCAHATAGCATPPGWTPRHEGSADARAAGYACIHPAGADDGTRPDRATRAVG; the protein is encoded by the coding sequence GTGAGCGCGGCTGACGACCGCACCGTGCTGGCGGTGGAGGGCCTCGACGTGGGGACGGGGCACACCGCGCTGCTGCACGACGTGAGCTTCGCCATCGCCCGCGGCGAGCGGGTCGGGCTCATCGGGGAGTCCGGGTCGGGCAAGTCGCTCACCGCGCTCGCCGTCATGGGGCTGCTCGGCGAGGGGCTGCACGCGCGGGGCGACGTCCGGCTCTCCGGGCGGACCCCGGCGACCCGGAACCTGCTGGAGGTGGGGGAGCGCGAGATGGCGCGGCTGCGCGGCGACGCGGTGTCGATGGTCTTCCAGGAGCCGATGACCGCCCTCAACCCGACCATGCGGGTGGGTGCGCAGGTCGCCGAGGTGATGCGGATCCACGGCACGCGGGACAAGGCCGGCGCCCGGGCGCGCGCGGTCGAGCTGCTGGACCAGGTGGGGCTTCCCGACCCGGCGCACCTGGCCCGGTCCTACCCGCACGAGCTCTCCGGCGGCCAACGGCAACGGGTCGTGCTCGCGATCGCGCTGGCCAACGACCCGGCGCTGCTCATCTGCGACGAGCCGACGACCGCGCTCGACGTCACCGTGCAGGCGACCGTGCTCGACCTCGTGGTGCGCGGCGTGCAGGAGCGCGACGCGGCGATGCTCTTCATCACGCACGACCTGGCCGTCGTCGCGACCGTCTGCGAGCGGGTGCTGGTGATGTACGGCGGCCGCGTCGTCGAGGCCGGTCCCGTCGGCGAGGTCTTCGCGGACCCGCGCCACCGCTACACCCAGGGCCTCATCGGCGCGTCCGACCTCACCGGGGAGCAGGGGCGGCGCGAGCGCGCCGCGCTGCCGACCATCCCGGGGACGGTGCCGGCGGCCGGACGCTTCCCGGACGGCTGCGTCTTCCGCAGCCGGTGCGCGCACGCGACCGCCGGGTGCGCGACGCCGCCGGGGTGGACCCCCCGGCACGAGGGGTCGGCGGACGCGCGGGCCGCGGGCTACGCCTGCATCCACCCGGCGGGAGCGGACGACGGGACCCGACCGGACCGGGCGACGAGGGCGGTGGGCTGA
- a CDS encoding ABC transporter permease: MSEVQGAAADAVTDSGQAPAGGSRGRALNPSLLVGGAIVAVVVGLALLSYVWTPYPPMRVLPVEPYQTPNAEHWLGTDRLRRDVLTQILVGARTTLFVGFVAVGVAALVGVPLGILAAMSPGWLGQLVMRSNDVLLAFPALLLAIMFAALYGGSTRVAMIAIGIATIPAFARITRSGALSVMTTEYVVAARAAGRSPLGIAVRHVVPNVAGLVIVQASVSFAIAILAEAALAYLGLGTPTGQASWGRMLYEAQTTLRSAPHLVLIPGAAIALSVLGFNLFGDGLRDWLDPRLEDR; this comes from the coding sequence GTGAGCGAGGTCCAGGGTGCGGCGGCGGACGCGGTGACCGACTCGGGGCAGGCGCCCGCGGGGGGCTCCCGGGGGCGCGCCCTCAACCCCTCGCTGCTCGTCGGCGGCGCGATCGTGGCGGTCGTCGTCGGGCTGGCGCTCCTGTCCTACGTCTGGACCCCCTACCCACCCATGCGCGTCCTGCCGGTCGAGCCCTACCAGACCCCCAACGCCGAGCACTGGCTCGGCACCGACCGCCTGCGGCGCGACGTCCTCACGCAGATCCTCGTCGGCGCGCGCACGACCCTCTTCGTCGGGTTCGTCGCCGTCGGGGTCGCGGCGCTGGTCGGCGTGCCGCTGGGCATCCTCGCGGCGATGTCACCGGGCTGGCTCGGGCAGCTGGTCATGCGCTCCAACGACGTGCTGCTGGCCTTCCCGGCGCTGCTGCTGGCGATCATGTTCGCCGCCCTCTACGGCGGCTCGACCCGGGTCGCGATGATCGCCATCGGCATCGCCACCATCCCGGCCTTCGCGCGGATCACCCGGTCCGGGGCGCTGTCGGTGATGACGACGGAGTACGTCGTCGCCGCGCGGGCCGCGGGCCGCTCGCCGCTCGGGATCGCGGTGCGCCACGTCGTCCCTAACGTCGCGGGTCTCGTCATCGTGCAGGCCTCGGTCTCCTTCGCCATCGCGATCCTCGCCGAGGCGGCGCTCGCCTACCTCGGCCTGGGGACGCCCACCGGCCAGGCCAGTTGGGGGCGGATGCTCTACGAGGCGCAGACCACGCTGCGCTCGGCACCCCACCTCGTGCTCATCCCGGGCGCGGCCATCGCCCTGTCGGTGCTCGGCTTCAACCTCTTCGGCGACGGGCTGCGCGACTGGCTGGACCCCCGGCTGGAGGACCGGTGA
- a CDS encoding ABC transporter permease: MVLRLLHRAMVFVLSVLAASVLVFAFMRVLPGDPARVALGINASDDSVAALREQFGLDRPVVVQYLDWMRGMLTLDPGIEFISQAAIGPQIADRLQVTLILVTTSMILAVLVAVPVGIWMAVRHRHADGVVMSAASQVGVAIPAFLAGIVLISVFAVRLRWVPSGGWVVPAQDPVGFLLRLVLPAISLAGVQAAVLARYVRSAVLDVLREDYLRTARAKGLRPVQALWRHGLRNAAVPVVTVLGLQLATLLVGAVVIERVFVIPGLGSLLLDSVAQREILTVQTVVMVLVVATLLITFLVDALYLVIDPRLRTGSR, translated from the coding sequence ATGGTCCTGCGACTGCTGCACCGCGCGATGGTCTTCGTGCTCAGCGTGCTCGCGGCCTCGGTGCTGGTCTTCGCCTTCATGCGCGTCCTGCCCGGCGACCCCGCCCGGGTGGCGCTGGGCATCAACGCCTCGGACGACTCGGTGGCGGCGCTGCGCGAGCAGTTCGGGCTGGACCGGCCGGTGGTGGTGCAGTACCTCGACTGGATGCGCGGCATGCTTACCCTCGACCCGGGCATCGAGTTCATCTCCCAGGCGGCCATCGGCCCGCAGATCGCCGACCGGCTCCAGGTCACCCTCATCCTCGTCACGACCTCGATGATCCTCGCGGTGCTCGTCGCGGTCCCCGTCGGCATCTGGATGGCCGTGCGGCACCGGCACGCCGACGGCGTCGTCATGTCGGCGGCCTCCCAGGTCGGCGTCGCGATCCCGGCCTTCCTCGCGGGCATCGTGCTCATCTCGGTCTTCGCGGTGCGGCTGCGCTGGGTGCCCAGCGGGGGCTGGGTGGTGCCGGCGCAGGACCCGGTCGGGTTCCTGCTGCGGCTCGTGCTGCCGGCGATCTCGCTGGCCGGGGTGCAGGCGGCCGTCCTCGCGAGGTATGTCCGCTCGGCCGTCCTCGACGTGCTGCGCGAGGACTACCTGCGCACGGCCCGGGCCAAGGGGCTGCGCCCGGTGCAGGCGCTGTGGCGGCACGGGCTGCGCAACGCGGCCGTCCCCGTCGTCACGGTCCTCGGGCTGCAGCTGGCGACCCTGCTCGTCGGCGCCGTCGTCATCGAGCGGGTGTTCGTCATCCCCGGCCTGGGGTCGTTGCTCCTCGACTCGGTCGCCCAGCGCGAGATCCTCACCGTGCAGACCGTCGTCATGGTGCTCGTCGTCGCGACGCTGCTCATCACCTTCCTCGTCGACGCGCTCTACCTCGTCATCGACCCGCGGCTGCGGACGGGCTCGCGGTGA
- a CDS encoding ABC transporter substrate-binding protein yields MRTSTTTRSLVAAVAATALLAGCNAGSSTTGSAEGGDEAGGAEEGGGEDAGQTGGSASGGSDETVRVGLVAEPASLDFTTTDGAAIPQLLLDNVYETLVSVDVETGDIVPALATDWEVSEDRLTYTFTLEEGVTFSDGSEFTAEDAAFSLERVSSDAWTISLKSQLDVVESAEAVDDTTLEVTLSRPSNSFLYALTTRVGAMFDTEGVDDLAEEAVGTGPYTFEAWDRGSQITLERNPDYHGDAPYFATVEMRYFQDANALNNAMLTDAIDVVSTVQAPESLAEFEGGDFQIVEGTTNGEVVLSMNQQEGNPLADPALREAVRHAIDHQALMDTCWAGRGELIGSMVPPTDPWYEDRTGDFPFDPARAEELIAEAGAEGTELRLRIPTLPYAVSCGTVVESMLEDVGLEVTIDELEFPAAWLETVFTNKDFDMSIVAHVEPRDMANVFGSPDYYTTYGTEEIQTLFEEADTGTEEEQVTKLQEAAALISEDAAADFLFLLPNLMVADPDITGLPTNAIKESFDLGDLARE; encoded by the coding sequence ATGAGGACCTCGACGACAACCCGCTCCCTGGTCGCCGCGGTGGCCGCCACCGCCCTCCTGGCGGGGTGCAACGCCGGGTCCAGCACCACGGGCTCCGCCGAGGGCGGGGACGAGGCCGGTGGCGCCGAGGAGGGGGGCGGCGAGGACGCCGGGCAGACCGGGGGGTCGGCCTCCGGCGGCTCCGACGAGACCGTGCGGGTGGGGCTGGTCGCCGAGCCCGCGAGCCTGGACTTCACCACGACCGACGGGGCGGCGATCCCGCAGCTGCTGCTGGACAACGTCTACGAGACGCTGGTCAGCGTCGACGTCGAGACCGGTGACATCGTGCCCGCCCTCGCGACCGACTGGGAGGTCAGCGAGGACCGGCTGACCTACACCTTCACCCTGGAGGAGGGGGTCACCTTCTCCGACGGCAGCGAGTTCACCGCCGAGGACGCGGCCTTCTCCCTGGAGCGGGTCTCCTCCGACGCCTGGACGATCAGCCTGAAGTCCCAGCTGGACGTCGTGGAGTCGGCCGAGGCGGTGGACGACACCACCCTCGAGGTCACCCTGTCGAGGCCCTCCAACTCCTTCCTCTACGCCCTCACCACCCGGGTCGGGGCGATGTTCGACACCGAGGGGGTGGACGACCTGGCCGAGGAGGCCGTCGGCACCGGCCCCTACACCTTCGAGGCCTGGGACCGCGGTTCCCAGATCACCCTGGAGCGCAACCCCGACTACCACGGCGACGCGCCCTACTTCGCCACGGTGGAGATGCGCTACTTCCAGGACGCCAACGCGCTCAACAACGCCATGCTCACCGACGCCATCGACGTCGTCTCGACCGTGCAGGCCCCGGAGTCGCTGGCCGAGTTCGAGGGGGGCGACTTCCAGATCGTCGAGGGCACCACCAACGGCGAGGTCGTCCTGTCGATGAACCAGCAGGAGGGCAACCCGCTCGCCGACCCCGCCCTGCGCGAGGCGGTCCGGCACGCCATCGACCACCAGGCGCTTATGGACACCTGCTGGGCCGGCCGCGGCGAGCTCATCGGCTCGATGGTCCCGCCGACCGACCCCTGGTACGAGGACCGCACCGGTGACTTCCCCTTCGACCCGGCCCGCGCCGAGGAGCTCATCGCCGAGGCCGGTGCGGAGGGCACCGAGCTGCGGCTGCGCATACCGACGCTGCCGTATGCCGTGTCCTGCGGCACGGTCGTGGAGTCCATGCTCGAGGACGTCGGGCTGGAGGTGACCATCGACGAGCTGGAGTTCCCCGCGGCCTGGCTGGAGACGGTCTTCACCAACAAGGACTTCGACATGTCGATCGTGGCGCACGTCGAGCCCCGCGACATGGCCAACGTCTTCGGCAGCCCGGACTACTACACGACCTACGGCACCGAGGAGATCCAGACCCTCTTCGAGGAGGCCGACACCGGCACCGAGGAGGAGCAGGTCACGAAGCTCCAGGAGGCGGCCGCGCTCATCAGCGAGGACGCCGCCGCGGACTTCCTCTTCCTGCTGCCCAACCTCATGGTCGCCGACCCGGACATCACCGGTCTGCCGACCAACGCCATCAAGGAGTCCTTCGACCTCGGCGACCTCGCCCGGGAGTGA
- a CDS encoding glycerate kinase — translation MSNDASPRRPVVLVAPDKFRGSLSAPEVVQAARAGAQDAGWDVIGLPMADGGEGMLDAFGGANRTSTVTGPLGRRVEAHWRLGEDDGLAVIESAAASGLVLAGGKEGNDPMGATSAGTGELVAQAVLAGARRVVVGLGGSAMSDGGRGAVEAVLAGLDGDRPVDRGVELLAACDVQTPFVEAAQVFGPQKGADAGQVVELTGRLFALQGHYVERFGVDVSQTPGAGAAGGLGGGVLVLGGALVPGLQLVADQVGLEEAVGRADAIVTGEGALDAESFNGKVVGGVVDAAEPYGIPVVVVAGVLREDAPATRLSGLRVVDLSATYGAAASWNDTAACVERAVSEQLRALG, via the coding sequence GTGAGCAACGACGCCAGCCCCCGCCGCCCGGTCGTCCTCGTCGCACCGGACAAGTTCCGGGGGTCGCTGTCCGCGCCGGAGGTCGTGCAGGCCGCCCGGGCCGGGGCGCAGGACGCCGGGTGGGACGTCATCGGCCTGCCCATGGCCGACGGCGGCGAGGGCATGCTCGACGCCTTCGGCGGGGCCAACCGCACCTCCACCGTGACCGGCCCGCTCGGGAGGCGGGTCGAGGCGCACTGGCGGCTCGGGGAGGACGACGGTCTCGCGGTCATCGAGTCGGCGGCGGCGAGCGGGCTGGTCCTCGCGGGGGGCAAGGAGGGCAACGACCCGATGGGCGCCACCAGCGCCGGGACCGGCGAGCTCGTGGCGCAGGCCGTGCTCGCCGGCGCCCGACGGGTCGTCGTGGGGCTGGGCGGCTCGGCCATGAGCGACGGCGGCCGGGGGGCCGTCGAGGCGGTCCTCGCGGGGCTGGACGGCGACCGGCCGGTCGACCGGGGCGTCGAGCTGCTCGCGGCGTGCGACGTGCAGACGCCCTTCGTCGAGGCCGCGCAGGTCTTCGGCCCGCAGAAGGGCGCGGACGCCGGGCAGGTCGTCGAGCTCACCGGTCGTCTCTTCGCGCTGCAGGGGCACTACGTCGAGCGCTTCGGCGTCGACGTGTCGCAGACCCCCGGGGCGGGGGCGGCCGGGGGCCTGGGCGGCGGGGTGCTCGTCCTGGGCGGCGCGCTCGTGCCGGGGCTGCAGCTGGTGGCCGACCAGGTGGGCCTGGAGGAGGCCGTGGGCCGGGCGGACGCGATCGTCACCGGCGAGGGGGCGCTGGACGCCGAGTCGTTCAACGGCAAGGTCGTCGGCGGGGTCGTCGACGCAGCCGAGCCCTACGGCATCCCCGTCGTCGTGGTCGCCGGTGTCCTGCGCGAGGACGCCCCCGCCACCCGGCTGTCCGGGCTGCGGGTCGTCGACCTGTCCGCGACCTACGGCGCCGCGGCGTCCTGGAACGACACGGCCGCCTGCGTCGAGCGGGCGGTCTCCGAGCAGCTGCGCGCCCTGGGCTGA
- a CDS encoding acyl-CoA dehydrogenase, producing MGHYRSNIRDIEFTLLDVLGRQEVLGRAPYAEVDVEVAREALRAVADLAEGPLAASFTESDRTPPVLDPATGEVSMPESFVASYQAWVENEWWRLEIEEGLGGTPAPPSLTWAMSELVLGANPAVKMFAAGYTFANVLHRLGTPEQQQLARLMVDHAWGATMMLTEPEAGSDVGAGRTKAVKAGDGSWHLTGTKRFITSGIAPFYDNVLHFVLARPEGAGPGTKGLSLFVVPDRHVTDLETGELGERNGVQVTAIEHKMGLKVSTTCEVALGEDESRPAVGWLLGEVHDGIAQMFRVIEYARMLVGTKAIATLSAGYQSALGYARERVQGADLTQMADKTAPRVRITAHPDVRRSLLLQKSYAEGLRALMLWTATFQDQVHARQDLAQDDALDGADEVAMAARVNDLLLPLVKGCGSERAFMLLGTESLQTLGGSGFLQDYPIEQYLRDSKIDSLYEGTTAIQGMDFFFRKILRDRGQALGYVAAQVRQTASAQADDGLGEVRGAVLRALGEVDAMVQFMTERAAESREEPSAVYAVGLGTTRLLLAAGDLLIGWLLLRQAEVAQRLLETGETGESGLRAADEDARAYLQGKVVAARFFATEVLPRLGADRRTVTSADADHVAAVMGLPDAAF from the coding sequence GTGGGCCACTACCGCAGCAACATCCGTGACATCGAGTTCACCCTCCTCGACGTGCTGGGGCGCCAGGAGGTCCTCGGCCGCGCCCCCTACGCCGAGGTCGACGTCGAGGTGGCCCGCGAGGCGCTGCGCGCGGTCGCCGACCTCGCCGAGGGACCGCTCGCCGCCTCCTTCACCGAGTCCGACCGCACCCCGCCGGTCCTCGACCCGGCCACCGGCGAGGTGAGCATGCCCGAGAGCTTCGTGGCGTCCTACCAGGCCTGGGTGGAGAACGAGTGGTGGCGGCTGGAGATCGAGGAGGGTCTGGGCGGCACGCCCGCGCCCCCGAGCCTGACGTGGGCGATGTCCGAGCTCGTCCTCGGCGCGAACCCGGCGGTGAAGATGTTCGCGGCCGGCTACACCTTCGCCAACGTGCTGCACCGCCTCGGCACCCCCGAGCAGCAGCAGCTCGCCCGGCTCATGGTCGACCACGCGTGGGGCGCGACGATGATGCTCACCGAGCCCGAGGCCGGCTCGGACGTCGGGGCGGGGCGGACGAAGGCGGTCAAGGCGGGCGACGGCAGCTGGCACCTCACCGGCACCAAGCGCTTCATCACCAGCGGCATCGCGCCGTTCTACGACAACGTCCTCCACTTCGTGCTCGCGCGGCCCGAGGGGGCCGGTCCCGGGACCAAGGGGCTGTCGCTCTTCGTCGTGCCCGACCGGCACGTCACCGACCTGGAGACCGGGGAGCTCGGCGAGCGCAACGGCGTCCAGGTCACGGCGATCGAGCACAAGATGGGGCTCAAGGTCTCGACGACCTGCGAGGTCGCGCTGGGCGAGGACGAGTCGCGCCCCGCCGTCGGCTGGCTGCTCGGCGAGGTGCACGACGGGATCGCGCAGATGTTCCGGGTCATCGAGTACGCCCGCATGCTCGTCGGGACCAAGGCGATCGCGACGCTGTCGGCCGGCTACCAGTCGGCGCTGGGGTATGCCCGCGAGCGGGTGCAGGGCGCCGACCTCACCCAGATGGCCGACAAGACCGCGCCGCGGGTGAGGATCACCGCGCACCCGGACGTGCGGCGCTCGCTGCTGCTGCAGAAGTCCTACGCCGAGGGGCTGCGCGCGCTCATGCTGTGGACCGCGACCTTCCAGGACCAGGTGCACGCCCGGCAGGACCTCGCGCAGGACGACGCGCTGGACGGCGCCGACGAGGTGGCGATGGCGGCGCGGGTCAACGACCTGCTGCTGCCGCTGGTCAAGGGCTGCGGGTCCGAGCGGGCCTTCATGCTGCTCGGGACCGAGTCGTTGCAGACCCTCGGCGGGTCCGGCTTCCTGCAGGACTACCCCATCGAGCAGTACCTGCGCGACAGCAAGATCGACAGCCTCTACGAGGGCACCACCGCGATCCAGGGCATGGACTTCTTCTTCCGCAAGATCCTGCGCGACCGCGGGCAGGCGCTGGGGTACGTCGCCGCCCAGGTCCGGCAGACCGCCTCGGCGCAGGCGGACGACGGGCTCGGCGAGGTCCGCGGCGCGGTGCTGCGGGCGCTCGGCGAGGTCGACGCGATGGTGCAGTTCATGACGGAGCGGGCCGCCGAGTCGCGGGAGGAGCCGAGCGCGGTCTACGCCGTCGGTCTGGGGACCACCCGGTTGCTCCTCGCGGCCGGCGACCTGCTCATCGGGTGGCTGCTGCTGCGCCAGGCGGAGGTCGCCCAGCGGCTGCTGGAGACCGGGGAGACCGGGGAGAGCGGGCTGCGCGCAGCGGACGAGGACGCGCGGGCCTACCTGCAGGGCAAGGTCGTCGCCGCGCGGTTCTTCGCGACCGAGGTGCTCCCGCGCCTGGGCGCCGACCGCCGCACGGTCACCTCCGCCGACGCCGACCACGTCGCCGCCGTCATGGGCCTGCCCGACGCCGCCTTCTGA
- a CDS encoding GNAT family N-acetyltransferase produces the protein MTFQVQPVTPDRFEDFADVVNPNRRATHCWCVPHRLRSTEVDELGGGDRERAMRALCERDLPPGVVGYADGIPVAWCNIGPRADIPVLVHSRRIRPVDDVPVWSIVCVVVRGGHRRRGHTSRLLEGAVSYAAAHGAPSVEAYPVDPSGRMDTTMAFVGTRAMFEKVGFEVVGRTEATASRLPRLVMRRDL, from the coding sequence ATGACGTTCCAGGTGCAGCCGGTCACGCCGGACCGCTTCGAGGACTTCGCCGACGTCGTCAACCCGAACCGCCGCGCGACGCACTGCTGGTGCGTGCCGCACCGGCTCCGCAGCACCGAGGTCGACGAGCTCGGGGGTGGGGACCGCGAACGCGCGATGCGCGCCCTGTGCGAGCGGGACCTGCCTCCCGGGGTGGTGGGCTACGCCGACGGCATACCGGTGGCGTGGTGCAACATCGGCCCGCGCGCCGACATCCCGGTGCTCGTGCACTCCCGCAGGATCCGACCGGTCGACGACGTCCCCGTGTGGAGCATCGTGTGCGTCGTCGTGCGCGGTGGGCACCGGAGACGGGGTCACACCTCGCGGCTGCTCGAGGGAGCCGTCTCGTATGCCGCCGCTCACGGCGCGCCGTCGGTGGAGGCCTACCCGGTCGACCCGAGCGGCAGGATGGACACGACGATGGCCTTCGTCGGGACGCGGGCGATGTTCGAGAAGGTCGGCTTCGAGGTGGTGGGCCGGACGGAGGCGACCGCCAGCCGGCTGCCCCGGCTCGTCATGCGACGCGACCTGTAG
- a CDS encoding GtrA family protein — MHSGLPAPVARVVPETAVGFAAISTTTYAIDLTLLAVLFDVLRWPYPVAVTTGYVVAFGLAFVLNRWLNFQSHGPVGRQTGRYVVTVLANYLLFILALSTTLEWVGVQYLAARLVAGACEAVFMYLMMRTFVFRLKRYT; from the coding sequence GTGCACTCCGGGCTCCCCGCCCCGGTCGCGAGGGTCGTCCCCGAGACCGCGGTCGGCTTCGCGGCCATCAGCACGACGACGTACGCGATCGACCTCACCCTGCTCGCGGTCCTCTTCGACGTCCTGCGGTGGCCCTACCCGGTAGCCGTGACGACGGGCTACGTCGTCGCCTTCGGGCTGGCCTTCGTCCTCAACCGGTGGCTCAACTTCCAGAGCCACGGCCCGGTCGGTCGGCAGACCGGGCGCTACGTCGTCACGGTGCTCGCCAACTACCTGCTCTTCATCCTGGCGCTGTCGACCACGTTGGAGTGGGTCGGCGTCCAGTACCTCGCCGCCCGTCTCGTCGCCGGCGCCTGCGAGGCGGTGTTCATGTACCTCATGATGCGCACCTTCGTCTTCCGCCTCAAGCGCTACACCTGA
- a CDS encoding DUF6458 family protein, with product MGIGLGIFLLVVGAVLTFAIDTVVQGVNLTMVGYILMAAGVLSLLLGLVMNTQRTNTTHREVVDRRTDADVRHRDQY from the coding sequence ATGGGCATCGGTCTCGGAATTTTCCTGCTCGTCGTGGGCGCCGTCCTCACCTTCGCGATCGACACGGTGGTGCAGGGGGTCAACCTCACGATGGTCGGCTACATCCTCATGGCAGCCGGCGTGCTCTCGCTGCTGCTGGGCCTGGTGATGAACACGCAGCGCACCAACACGACGCACCGTGAGGTCGTCGACCGCCGGACCGACGCCGACGTGCGTCACCGCGACCAGTACTGA
- a CDS encoding carbon-nitrogen family hydrolase, which translates to MKVAIIQLGYADGSGESVEARAQRAAALVRRAGAGHDLVLLPELWSAGGFASKEWEKRSQDLSGLAEGHLPPALVPVAEATKEIGAVVHTGSHVERTAEPGEEGRHLWNTSVVLDTRGSVCATYRKIHRFGFGGGEPRLMEAGTEIVVTELPAPADGVHIGLSTCYDLRFPELYRLQLDRGAGLFLIPSAWPMARVEHWRLLLRARAVENQCFVVAGNTAGTHAGVEMGGRSAVVDPSGTVLAEAGAGEETMSVEIDLEEVARVREGFPVLSDRRL; encoded by the coding sequence ATGAAGGTCGCGATCATCCAGCTGGGGTATGCCGACGGCAGCGGGGAGAGCGTCGAGGCGCGGGCGCAGCGGGCGGCCGCGCTGGTGCGACGCGCCGGGGCCGGTCACGACCTCGTGCTGCTGCCGGAGCTGTGGAGCGCCGGCGGCTTCGCGTCCAAGGAGTGGGAAAAGCGCAGCCAGGACCTCTCCGGGCTGGCGGAGGGCCACCTGCCCCCGGCCCTGGTGCCCGTCGCGGAGGCGACGAAGGAGATCGGGGCGGTGGTGCATACCGGCTCCCACGTCGAGCGGACCGCCGAGCCGGGGGAGGAGGGCCGGCACCTGTGGAACACCTCCGTCGTGCTCGACACGCGGGGCTCGGTGTGCGCGACCTACCGCAAGATCCACCGGTTCGGCTTCGGGGGTGGCGAGCCGAGGCTCATGGAGGCCGGCACCGAGATCGTCGTGACCGAGCTGCCGGCACCCGCGGACGGCGTGCACATCGGCCTGTCCACCTGCTACGACCTGCGCTTCCCCGAGCTCTACCGGCTGCAGCTCGACCGGGGGGCCGGGCTCTTCCTCATCCCCTCGGCCTGGCCCATGGCGCGGGTCGAGCACTGGCGGCTGCTGCTGCGCGCGCGCGCGGTCGAGAACCAGTGCTTCGTCGTCGCCGGCAACACCGCGGGCACCCACGCCGGGGTCGAGATGGGCGGCCGCAGCGCCGTCGTCGACCCGTCGGGGACGGTGCTGGCCGAGGCGGGCGCCGGCGAGGAGACGATGTCGGTCGAGATCGACCTGGAGGAGGTGGCGCGGGTGCGCGAGGGGTTCCCGGTGCTCTCGGACCGGCGGCTGTGA